One stretch of Thermoproteota archaeon DNA includes these proteins:
- a CDS encoding DNA topoisomerase VI subunit B, translating to MSSKENFNQISPSEFFYRNRDLAGFSNPTRSLYTAVREFVENALDACDQKGILPDVHLSIKAVDPEQPDPKPYILTVKDNGPGIESKHVPLAFGTVLYGSKFGLKQARGMFGLGATMAILYGQITTNKPVSVKSSTDGKTQEEYELLLDIQKNKPVILKHKTNEVSKQGLTVSICLEGDYSKAGSKIRDYVYETSLITPYATISFDDPKEEKFRYPRIIKTMPPPPTVIKPHPHGVDVETIRRMTVDTLFEIPTVDDNMIEKVRKELGMSKKSFTFTEIMKKAKRKWSSLTRPVRVVVAMMSFLQMDFDKLSKIRVDDIDITNHKLTYYDFGQSTSVVIDMDPNDDYYKQLSGTVQGDTLVTFLSKRFQRVGRGTAEKFVQFAGFKPEKRLGTMTNQELVKLSDSLVKFEDFMSPDPSCLAPLGEEPLEKGIKKFFNPDFSAVIQRSASAYSGFPFIVEMGIAYGGDIQTRGTKVYRYANRIPLLYDEGSDVVLKVVNETDWTRYKVKGDAPLVIVSHICSTRIPYKTVGKENVADRPEIERELKLALQFLSRKLAAYMSKKGQAEMAQRRANLYSKYIPLIAQFCTELAGKKNPPNIKKILKEEAIVEES from the coding sequence ATGTCTTCTAAAGAAAATTTTAATCAAATCTCACCAAGTGAGTTCTTTTATCGAAACCGAGATTTAGCTGGTTTTAGTAACCCGACTCGTTCCTTATACACCGCAGTTCGTGAATTTGTAGAAAACGCATTGGATGCATGTGACCAAAAAGGAATTCTTCCAGATGTCCATTTATCAATTAAAGCAGTAGACCCAGAACAACCAGATCCTAAACCATACATTCTTACAGTTAAGGACAACGGACCTGGCATTGAATCAAAGCATGTGCCACTTGCATTTGGAACTGTACTATACGGCTCTAAATTCGGGCTAAAACAGGCTCGTGGAATGTTTGGGTTGGGTGCGACCATGGCTATACTATATGGCCAAATTACTACTAACAAACCAGTTTCCGTTAAAAGCTCCACTGATGGAAAGACGCAAGAAGAGTACGAACTATTATTAGATATTCAAAAAAACAAACCTGTAATTCTCAAACATAAAACAAATGAAGTCTCAAAACAAGGCTTGACAGTCAGCATATGTCTTGAAGGCGACTATTCAAAGGCTGGTTCAAAAATTCGGGATTATGTTTATGAAACATCACTAATCACTCCATATGCAACAATTTCATTTGATGATCCTAAAGAGGAAAAATTCCGTTATCCACGAATTATCAAAACAATGCCTCCACCACCTACTGTAATCAAACCTCATCCTCATGGAGTAGATGTTGAAACCATTCGACGCATGACAGTTGATACTCTATTTGAGATTCCAACCGTAGATGATAATATGATTGAAAAAGTACGAAAAGAGTTAGGGATGAGTAAAAAATCATTTACTTTTACTGAAATTATGAAAAAGGCTAAACGCAAGTGGTCATCATTAACTCGACCTGTACGTGTTGTAGTTGCAATGATGTCATTTTTGCAAATGGATTTTGATAAACTAAGTAAAATCCGTGTTGATGATATTGATATTACAAATCATAAATTAACTTACTATGATTTTGGTCAATCAACATCCGTAGTAATTGATATGGATCCAAATGATGATTATTACAAGCAACTTAGTGGAACGGTCCAAGGTGATACTCTTGTGACATTTCTTTCAAAAAGATTTCAAAGAGTTGGTAGGGGAACAGCAGAAAAGTTTGTTCAATTTGCGGGTTTTAAACCTGAAAAACGTCTTGGTACCATGACGAATCAAGAACTAGTAAAGCTCAGTGACTCTCTAGTAAAGTTTGAAGACTTTATGTCTCCTGATCCTAGTTGCCTTGCTCCATTAGGAGAAGAACCTCTTGAAAAAGGAATAAAGAAATTCTTCAATCCTGACTTTTCTGCAGTAATTCAACGTTCAGCATCTGCATACTCTGGATTTCCATTCATTGTAGAAATGGGTATTGCATATGGCGGAGATATCCAAACTAGGGGCACAAAAGTTTACAGATATGCTAATAGAATTCCACTACTCTATGATGAAGGAAGTGATGTTGTCCTAAAAGTAGTCAATGAGACTGATTGGACTCGTTACAAAGTAAAAGGTGACGCACCACTTGTCATAGTTTCCCATATTTGCTCCACTAGAATTCCGTACAAGACTGTAGGAAAGGAAAACGTTGCTGACAGACCAGAAATTGAAAGAGAGCTAAAATTAGCGTTACAATTTCTATCTAGAAAATTGGCTGCATACATGTCAAAGAAAGGGCAAGCTGAAATGGCTCAAAGACGTGCAAATCTATACTCAAAATATATTCCACTAATTGCCCAATTCTGTACAGAATTGGCAGGAAAGAAAAATCCACCAAACATCAAAAAAATTCTCAAGGAGGAAGCAATAGTTGAAGAAAGCTAA
- a CDS encoding RNA-binding protein, producing MSFEKFIRIPTDRIGSLIGRSGRTKSKIEKNCLVKLDIDSESGEILISADGNIEDIQPFKAVEIVTAIGRGFSPENAMKLLKGENTLHVIDLREFVGKSPSQVERIKGRIIGEGGKARMNIENLSDTSISVYGRTVAIIGETNKLKIAVDAISALSNGRMHGSVYNKLEGARRREKEEKLKLWEDQDVF from the coding sequence ATGAGCTTTGAAAAATTTATTCGAATACCAACAGATAGGATTGGATCCCTTATTGGAAGATCTGGTAGAACAAAATCCAAAATTGAAAAAAATTGTTTAGTAAAGCTGGATATTGATAGTGAGTCAGGAGAAATTCTAATCAGCGCTGATGGCAATATTGAAGACATTCAACCGTTTAAAGCAGTTGAGATCGTCACTGCAATTGGTCGAGGATTCTCTCCAGAGAATGCAATGAAGCTACTAAAAGGTGAAAACACATTACATGTAATAGACTTAAGAGAGTTTGTAGGAAAATCTCCATCGCAAGTTGAAAGGATAAAAGGGAGAATTATTGGAGAAGGTGGTAAGGCAAGAATGAACATTGAAAATCTAAGTGATACTAGCATCTCTGTTTACGGTAGAACTGTTGCAATAATTGGTGAAACCAATAAGCTAAAGATAGCTGTTGATGCAATCTCTGCCTTATCAAATGGTAGAATGCATGGTTCAGTCTATAACAAATTAGAAGGTGCCAGAAGACGAGAAAAAGAAGAGAAGTTAAAACTCTGGGAAGATCAAGATGTCTTCTAA
- a CDS encoding serine protein kinase RIO: MSDDLDRKLESKIEKILIDKQHRGKIFDGFDKNKTLNDVLDKPTMMTLYDMINDEIISYVNGVVKAGKESVVFWAVDKNKNDVALKVYLVSTSNFKKRSQYLVGDPRFSRIKKGTRNIVYLWARKEFTNLSQCYEKNIPVVKPIHVSKNVLAMEFMGKNGVPERRLLESEIEYSDYEESIELIRRFYQDANLVHGDFSEYNIFKTSNGLVAFDLGSAVDIEHPNSKAFLERDINNITKFFVRRGLTIPNPLDVINEVTK; encoded by the coding sequence ATGTCAGATGATTTAGATAGAAAACTAGAATCAAAGATTGAAAAAATTTTAATCGATAAACAACACCGTGGAAAAATTTTTGATGGTTTTGATAAAAATAAAACGCTCAATGATGTGTTGGACAAACCAACTATGATGACTCTTTATGATATGATAAACGATGAAATTATTTCATATGTAAATGGTGTGGTAAAGGCTGGAAAAGAATCTGTTGTATTTTGGGCAGTTGATAAAAATAAAAATGACGTAGCACTAAAAGTGTATCTTGTATCTACATCTAATTTTAAAAAACGATCACAGTATCTAGTTGGTGATCCCCGCTTTTCCAGAATAAAGAAAGGAACAAGAAACATTGTATATCTTTGGGCCAGAAAGGAATTTACTAATCTGAGTCAGTGTTATGAGAAAAACATACCTGTTGTAAAACCAATCCATGTTTCAAAAAACGTATTGGCTATGGAATTTATGGGTAAAAATGGGGTTCCTGAAAGAAGGCTCTTAGAATCGGAGATTGAATATTCTGACTATGAGGAATCTATTGAATTAATCCGAAGATTCTACCAGGATGCAAATTTAGTCCATGGTGATTTTTCTGAATACAATATTTTCAAGACCTCTAATGGGTTGGTGGCATTTGATCTTGGTTCTGCAGTAGACATTGAGCATCCTAATTCCAAAGCATTTCTTGAAAGAGACATAAATAACATAACTAAATTCTTTGTTAGAAGGGGATTGACCATTCCAAATCCTCTTGATGTGATAAACGAGGTAACAAAATGA
- a CDS encoding DUF424 domain-containing protein, whose translation MNYSVRVTDYQKNPMLNICDANILGKVISENELKINISKSYYGEKIVDEKEAAELLKKSSIINMAGEKTVSLSIKLGIGSEVGVKKVDDVPFLIVFKM comes from the coding sequence ATGAACTATTCAGTAAGAGTTACCGACTACCAAAAAAACCCCATGCTAAATATTTGTGATGCAAACATACTTGGAAAAGTAATATCAGAAAACGAATTAAAGATAAACATTAGCAAAAGCTACTATGGGGAAAAAATTGTTGATGAAAAAGAGGCTGCAGAACTTTTGAAAAAATCTTCTATCATAAATATGGCTGGTGAGAAAACCGTTTCATTATCAATTAAACTTGGAATTGGTTCAGAAGTAGGAGTGAAAAAAGTTGATGACGTTCCTTTTCTTATTGTCTTTAAAATGTGA
- a CDS encoding translation initiation factor IF-2, giving the protein MAKSDYEKLLKRIESNLSDDKKGNASRFELPPVDVMWEGQKTFLRNFAEFPKVLRRDPDKILQYLSKEFAVPAERIGDKAMFIGKRDPDDFTRLFQIYVKDYLECPTCKSPDTKVVKENRISFLICEACGAKSTLKGKYA; this is encoded by the coding sequence ATGGCAAAATCAGATTATGAAAAACTTTTGAAACGAATTGAATCAAACTTGTCAGATGATAAAAAAGGAAATGCTTCTAGATTTGAACTTCCTCCAGTTGACGTAATGTGGGAAGGGCAAAAAACTTTCTTGCGAAATTTTGCAGAATTTCCCAAAGTCTTACGGAGGGATCCTGATAAAATCTTGCAATACCTATCAAAGGAATTTGCCGTGCCTGCAGAACGAATAGGTGATAAAGCCATGTTTATTGGAAAACGTGATCCTGATGATTTTACTAGATTGTTTCAGATTTATGTCAAGGATTATCTAGAGTGTCCTACCTGCAAAAGCCCTGATACAAAAGTGGTAAAGGAAAACAGAATATCATTTTTAATTTGTGAGGCATGCGGTGCCAAATCTACATTGAAAGGCAAGTATGCATGA
- a CDS encoding DUF373 family protein has product MSQNTEKIEKDINSSSANRLLVICVDRDNDVGEKTGIATPVIGRDSCIEAAQRLALEDPEDADSNAIFSAIKTYEDLISKGYQVEVITVAGTKNRGFHADEKIAIEVRKALGKFSANGAVIVSDGEDDESVIPIIQNVVPVISVQRVVMKVSRSVEYSYAVFGKYLKMIAYDSKYSKFFLGVPGVLLLIGGIGTILGLTAEIFAVLVSILGGAFMIRAFDVDRAVANWAKPTPAGFIRIFTMVTGIIIIISSVPSGINAVDPALLNLEADIVNQIFNKVLIAEFVSGALPILWVGIATIFVGILLSNWLSGVPRQISDILRLVVLGSLYPTVGQFTLVITNDESAFSLIPPLLGGMAITLISATILFKKYRKHKNQEMLSG; this is encoded by the coding sequence ATGTCGCAGAACACAGAAAAGATAGAAAAGGACATCAATTCATCCTCTGCAAATCGACTTTTAGTAATCTGTGTTGATAGAGATAATGACGTTGGTGAAAAAACTGGAATTGCTACACCAGTAATAGGTAGAGACTCTTGTATTGAAGCTGCTCAAAGATTGGCGCTTGAGGATCCAGAAGATGCTGATTCTAATGCGATTTTTTCTGCAATAAAGACATATGAAGATTTGATTAGCAAGGGTTATCAAGTCGAAGTCATTACAGTAGCCGGTACAAAGAACAGGGGATTTCATGCAGATGAAAAAATTGCAATAGAAGTTAGAAAGGCATTAGGAAAGTTTTCAGCTAACGGCGCAGTAATTGTTTCTGATGGTGAAGATGATGAAAGTGTCATACCAATTATCCAAAATGTTGTACCAGTAATATCAGTACAAAGAGTAGTAATGAAAGTTAGTAGAAGTGTAGAGTACTCTTACGCAGTGTTTGGTAAATATCTGAAAATGATTGCATATGATTCTAAATATTCAAAATTCTTTTTGGGAGTTCCAGGCGTTTTATTACTAATTGGAGGTATTGGAACCATCTTAGGATTAACTGCAGAGATATTTGCAGTGTTAGTTAGCATTCTGGGCGGAGCATTTATGATCAGAGCATTTGATGTGGATAGAGCTGTAGCTAATTGGGCAAAGCCTACTCCTGCGGGATTTATTAGAATCTTCACAATGGTTACTGGAATTATTATTATCATATCGTCTGTTCCATCAGGAATTAATGCAGTAGATCCTGCGTTGTTGAATTTAGAAGCAGATATTGTTAATCAGATATTCAACAAAGTCTTGATTGCAGAATTTGTATCAGGTGCGCTTCCAATTCTTTGGGTAGGAATTGCAACAATATTTGTAGGAATTTTACTTAGTAATTGGTTAAGTGGAGTACCGAGACAAATTAGCGACATACTACGATTGGTAGTCCTTGGTTCACTTTATCCAACAGTAGGACAATTCACTTTGGTAATTACAAATGATGAGAGTGCATTTAGTTTGATTCCACCATTACTTGGAGGAATGGCAATAACTTTGATTTCCGCTACAATTCTCTTCAAAAAATATCGAAAGCATAAAAATCAAGAAATGCTCTCAGGCTGA
- the uppS gene encoding di-trans,poly-cis-decaprenylcistransferase has translation MYSKKLEKEIRNGDIPNHVALILDGNRRWAKRNLNLPKSGHWKGADAVENLLDWCEEFDIKIITLYALSAENLQREDEELEYLYDLIKNRLEKLYRDPRIHKNKMRVIGMGRIELLPESIKEVLQRLDDATKNYDNHFLNIAIAYGGQDELIDAIKKIGTKIKDGKIKLEDIDKNEIESNLYTSHLPQSSPDMILRTSGEKRLSGFLLWQSAYSELVFMDVFWPEFRKIDLMRAIRMYQKRKRRIGK, from the coding sequence ATATACTCTAAGAAACTAGAAAAAGAGATTCGAAATGGTGACATTCCAAACCATGTGGCCTTGATTCTAGACGGAAATAGAAGGTGGGCAAAAAGAAACCTGAATTTGCCTAAGAGCGGGCATTGGAAGGGGGCTGATGCAGTTGAGAATCTACTTGATTGGTGTGAGGAATTTGATATCAAAATTATCACTCTATATGCACTGTCTGCAGAGAATTTGCAAAGAGAGGATGAAGAACTAGAGTACCTATATGATCTGATAAAAAATAGACTAGAGAAGCTCTACCGGGATCCTAGGATTCACAAAAATAAGATGAGAGTTATAGGTATGGGAAGAATTGAGCTTCTTCCAGAGTCAATCAAAGAAGTCTTACAGAGATTAGATGATGCTACCAAAAATTATGATAATCATTTTTTGAACATAGCAATTGCATATGGAGGACAAGATGAGCTGATAGATGCAATCAAAAAGATTGGAACTAAAATCAAGGATGGAAAGATAAAGCTTGAAGACATTGATAAAAATGAGATAGAGTCAAATCTTTACACATCACATTTACCTCAATCATCACCAGACATGATACTGCGTACATCAGGTGAAAAAAGACTCAGTGGGTTTTTGTTATGGCAGAGTGCATATAGTGAACTAGTCTTTATGGATGTTTTTTGGCCAGAATTTAGAAAGATTGATCTTATGAGAGCAATTCGTATGTATCAGAAAAGAAAAAGAAGGATTGGAAAGTAA
- a CDS encoding NUDIX domain-containing protein encodes MALEETSAGAVIFRKTENGNSYLLLHYPSGHWDFVKGKMESGETPRETAIREAKEETGISDLIFMDGFEETIEYNFQHEGTPIHKKVLFYLAESKTEDITISHEHQDFVWLNFNEAIQKTTYQNAKTILTKANELISRLH; translated from the coding sequence ATGGCATTAGAAGAGACATCTGCAGGAGCAGTCATTTTTAGAAAGACAGAGAACGGAAATTCGTATTTGCTCTTACATTATCCATCAGGGCATTGGGATTTTGTCAAAGGCAAGATGGAATCAGGTGAAACACCTCGTGAGACTGCAATTAGAGAAGCAAAAGAAGAGACAGGAATATCTGATTTGATTTTCATGGATGGATTTGAAGAAACCATAGAATATAATTTTCAACATGAAGGAACTCCCATTCACAAAAAAGTTTTGTTCTACCTTGCAGAATCAAAGACAGAAGATATCACAATTTCTCATGAACATCAAGACTTTGTTTGGCTGAATTTTAATGAAGCAATACAAAAAACAACATATCAAAATGCAAAGACCATACTAACAAAGGCTAATGAATTGATTTCAAGATTGCATTGA
- the pyrF gene encoding orotidine-5'-phosphate decarboxylase — protein sequence MTSFKTRIRSKSKESGRIILANDYDTETNALESKTLKNIKTLHRYLCAIKLNFHLLLPLGKKEISKITKTAHSYGLEVIADIKLNDIGNTNLVTTQRLWDLGFDAVIANPIMGIDSLKQLISNSHKTNHGVITLCHMSAPSAKYTYELDVKQEKKKVYQIFLEWALNQKADGIIVGATYPDVIKYCKSQAKNKLDIYSPGVGTQGGQASEVINAGSDFLIVGRTILNAKNPLETTKKLSMQS from the coding sequence ATGACCAGCTTCAAAACTAGAATTCGTTCAAAATCAAAGGAAAGCGGCAGGATTATTCTTGCTAACGATTATGACACAGAAACAAACGCATTAGAATCAAAGACTCTAAAAAATATCAAAACTCTTCACAGATATCTTTGTGCCATAAAACTAAATTTTCATCTTCTTCTTCCTCTGGGCAAAAAAGAGATCAGCAAGATTACCAAAACCGCACACAGTTACGGTCTAGAAGTAATTGCTGATATCAAGTTAAACGATATCGGAAATACAAATTTGGTTACTACTCAAAGATTATGGGATTTGGGATTTGATGCTGTGATTGCTAATCCAATAATGGGAATTGACAGTTTAAAGCAATTAATTTCCAATTCTCATAAAACTAATCATGGTGTCATAACTTTATGCCATATGAGTGCACCATCTGCAAAGTATACTTATGAGCTTGATGTAAAGCAAGAAAAAAAGAAAGTTTACCAAATCTTCTTAGAGTGGGCTCTAAATCAAAAAGCAGATGGGATAATTGTTGGGGCTACATACCCTGATGTAATAAAATACTGTAAAAGCCAAGCAAAAAACAAGCTAGACATTTACTCTCCAGGTGTTGGTACTCAGGGCGGTCAGGCTAGTGAGGTCATCAACGCTGGTTCTGATTTTCTCATAGTGGGAAGAACAATTCTAAATGCAAAGAATCCACTGGAAACTACAAAAAAACTATCAATGCAATCTTGA
- a CDS encoding adenylosuccinate synthetase — protein sequence MTSTVVVGGFFGDEGKGKIISYLAVKDNPTVVVRGGAGPNAGHTIKDGDKVYKVRMLPSGFLNKNAKVMIGPGVVINPDVFLKEITDFDASGRAFLDKHCGIIEQSHLNQDSKGELKEKIGSTGSGTGPANASRAMRTLKLAKDIDSLSSYIDDVPQVVNSAIEKNENVLVEGTQGTFLSLWHGTYPFVTSKDVTASGICADIGLGPKNVDEVIVVFKSYVTRVGTGPLSNELNSADTTEKGWAEFGTVTGRPRRAAEFDFELAKRAIMLNSATQIAITKLDVRFTECAGKTNYDELSSEAKSFIKNIEDKLKVPVTLIGTGPAINDIIDRRK from the coding sequence ATGACATCCACAGTTGTTGTAGGTGGTTTTTTTGGTGATGAAGGAAAAGGTAAAATCATTTCCTATCTTGCGGTAAAGGATAATCCCACAGTTGTTGTTCGCGGTGGTGCTGGACCAAATGCTGGACATACAATCAAAGATGGAGACAAAGTTTACAAAGTTAGAATGCTCCCAAGTGGATTCCTAAATAAAAATGCCAAAGTGATGATTGGACCCGGCGTTGTAATTAATCCCGATGTGTTTCTAAAGGAGATTACAGATTTTGATGCATCAGGTCGTGCATTTCTTGACAAACATTGTGGAATTATCGAGCAGTCTCATCTTAATCAAGATTCTAAAGGTGAATTAAAAGAAAAAATCGGCAGTACCGGTTCTGGCACTGGGCCAGCAAATGCATCAAGAGCAATGAGAACACTAAAGCTAGCAAAAGACATTGATTCACTTTCATCTTACATTGATGATGTACCTCAAGTAGTGAATTCCGCCATTGAAAAGAATGAAAATGTATTAGTTGAAGGTACCCAAGGAACATTTCTTTCCTTATGGCATGGAACTTATCCATTTGTTACCTCAAAGGATGTTACTGCATCAGGAATTTGCGCAGATATTGGATTAGGTCCAAAAAATGTAGATGAAGTAATTGTTGTTTTCAAGTCATATGTGACTAGAGTTGGAACGGGACCGTTATCTAATGAATTGAATTCTGCAGATACTACAGAAAAAGGCTGGGCTGAATTTGGTACTGTTACTGGTAGGCCTAGGCGTGCTGCGGAATTTGATTTTGAACTTGCCAAACGCGCAATCATGCTTAACAGCGCAACCCAAATTGCTATTACAAAACTAGATGTACGCTTTACAGAGTGTGCAGGCAAAACAAATTACGATGAACTTTCAAGCGAGGCTAAATCTTTTATAAAAAACATAGAGGATAAACTCAAAGTACCAGTAACTCTAATTGGAACTGGACCTGCCATTAATGATATAATTGATAGAAGAAAATAA
- a CDS encoding iron transporter, which produces MTKTCTKCKNQIPDSEQLDPVAEKYPCCNKCWTEWKEYRIMVMNEMRLDMSMPDHRKLLKKHEKIFAGVLTPEGDVVDFSNEDNRKPDKPNP; this is translated from the coding sequence ATGACAAAAACCTGCACTAAATGTAAAAACCAAATTCCTGATTCAGAACAACTCGATCCCGTTGCCGAAAAATACCCTTGTTGCAACAAATGCTGGACAGAGTGGAAGGAGTATAGAATTATGGTAATGAATGAGATGAGACTGGATATGTCAATGCCAGATCACAGAAAACTGCTAAAAAAACATGAAAAAATCTTTGCAGGAGTCCTTACCCCCGAGGGAGATGTAGTGGACTTTTCTAATGAAGACAATAGAAAACCCGACAAACCAAATCCCTAG